One genomic window of Rhizomicrobium sp. includes the following:
- a CDS encoding helix-turn-helix transcriptional regulator: MRKTKTTKKIAAWPSSGDVFIDMGFTSAEAEELNAKGALIRAIDDTIRLRKLTQIEAARLCETDQPTLSKVLRGRVESITIDRLAYWLRALGRTVEIKIRPYSATAKTGQLLTVS; the protein is encoded by the coding sequence ATGCGGAAAACTAAGACGACCAAGAAGATTGCAGCCTGGCCCAGTAGCGGCGATGTTTTTATTGACATGGGTTTCACGTCGGCAGAAGCCGAGGAACTCAACGCCAAAGGCGCTTTGATCCGCGCGATCGACGATACGATTCGACTCAGAAAGCTCACGCAGATCGAGGCCGCGCGCCTGTGCGAGACCGATCAGCCTACTCTATCGAAGGTCCTGCGCGGCCGTGTCGAGAGCATCACGATCGATCGTCTGGCGTACTGGCTGCGTGCGCTCGGCCGAACTGTCGAGATCAAGATCAGACCGTACAGCGCCACGGCGAAAACCGGCCAGTTGCTGACCGTTTCCTAA
- a CDS encoding ABC transporter permease, with amino-acid sequence MKTWARYAVPALVFAAALAFWEWRVHALGISPLVLATPSEIWAAFFEHADILLPALLFTVKITAAAFVLATVAGVGLAVLFSQSRLIEYALYPFAVVLQVTPVVAIAPLLLIWIGYDNVSEVLVVLAWIIAFFTVLSNTITGLRSADHNLIDLMKLYGASRWQVLWRLQLPGALPYILTGMKISGGLALIGAVTAEFVAGSGTDLGLGWVITLANRNLDTAQEFAALALLSILGIAILFAMTALEWALLHRWHESAVKREG; translated from the coding sequence ATGAAGACCTGGGCCCGCTATGCCGTGCCGGCGCTGGTGTTCGCGGCGGCGCTCGCCTTCTGGGAATGGCGGGTGCATGCGCTGGGCATCTCGCCGCTGGTGCTGGCGACGCCGAGCGAGATCTGGGCCGCGTTCTTCGAACATGCCGACATCCTGCTGCCGGCGCTGCTGTTCACCGTGAAGATCACCGCCGCCGCCTTCGTGCTCGCCACCGTCGCGGGGGTCGGGCTCGCCGTGCTGTTCAGCCAGAGCCGGCTGATCGAATACGCGCTCTATCCCTTCGCCGTGGTGCTGCAGGTGACGCCGGTGGTGGCGATCGCGCCCCTGCTGCTGATCTGGATCGGCTACGACAATGTCAGCGAGGTCCTGGTCGTGCTGGCCTGGATCATCGCCTTCTTCACCGTGCTGTCGAACACGATCACCGGCCTGCGCTCGGCCGACCACAACCTGATCGACCTGATGAAGCTCTATGGCGCGTCGCGCTGGCAGGTCCTGTGGCGGCTGCAACTGCCCGGCGCCCTGCCCTATATCCTGACCGGCATGAAGATCTCCGGCGGCCTGGCGCTGATCGGCGCGGTGACGGCGGAGTTCGTCGCCGGATCGGGCACCGATCTGGGGCTCGGCTGGGTGATCACGCTCGCCAACCGCAATCTCGACACCGCCCAGGAATTCGCGGCACTGGCTTTGCTGTCGATCCTCGGCATCGCGATCCTGTTCGCGATGACGGCGCTGGAATGGGCCCTCCTGCACCGCTGGCACGAAAGCGCGGTCAAGCGGGAGGGTTGA
- a CDS encoding BrnT family toxin produces the protein MDFEWDEAKRLSNLAKHGLDFVNAAKLDWARASILPDHRFDYGEDRYRAFLTMDGVLCSIAFTRRAGALRIMSFRRANRMERRLYGS, from the coding sequence ATGGACTTCGAATGGGACGAAGCCAAGCGGCTGTCGAACCTGGCCAAGCATGGGCTCGACTTTGTCAATGCGGCCAAGCTCGATTGGGCGCGGGCGAGCATTCTCCCGGATCACCGCTTCGACTATGGCGAGGATCGGTATCGCGCCTTTTTGACGATGGACGGCGTTCTCTGCTCGATCGCATTCACGCGCCGAGCCGGTGCGCTTCGCATCATGAGCTTCCGCCGCGCCAACCGGATGGAAAGGAGACTGTATGGCTCGTAA
- a CDS encoding type II toxin-antitoxin system RelE/ParE family toxin encodes MHEELRPVVWLASSRDDIAEMPKSVRGSFGIRLQDIQRGRMPPGTTALTQFGPGVFEMRESHHGNAFRMMYVLKLRKAIYVLHVFMKKSKSGIGLPKPDANLIAARLKRAKEMDAEN; translated from the coding sequence ATGCATGAAGAATTAAGACCGGTCGTTTGGCTTGCGAGCAGCCGCGATGACATCGCGGAAATGCCGAAGTCTGTTCGAGGCTCTTTCGGAATTCGTCTGCAGGATATTCAGCGCGGTCGAATGCCGCCGGGAACCACTGCCCTGACACAGTTCGGCCCGGGCGTTTTTGAAATGCGCGAAAGTCACCACGGAAACGCGTTTCGGATGATGTATGTGTTGAAACTGAGAAAAGCGATCTACGTTCTGCACGTCTTCATGAAGAAATCGAAGTCCGGCATCGGATTGCCGAAGCCGGATGCGAATCTGATCGCAGCACGCCTGAAGCGCGCGAAGGAGATGGATGCGGAAAACTAA
- a CDS encoding IS110 family transposase, which translates to MTALCVAGIDVSKARLDVFVLPQRISLAFDNAGRGIAALRRQLQRRGVQRVVLEATGGLEYPAARALSDAGLQVARVQPGRVRGYRNFLGRRAKTDALDAELIARFALAMPEDDIRPIPSQKAEAIRGLSARRRQLVELLVQEKTRLKMTRDRFVLQSLRTVIAGLNAERCRIEAALAQAIAQDDAIRHRNELLRTIPGIGPVVASVLITDLPELGSLNRHQAASLAGLAPHPQRSGTSLRSDHIGGGRSCVRTAAYMAAVSAIRCNPTFKAFYRRLVDAGKPRKVAIVAVARKLIALANSIVKADTPWHPAKMLD; encoded by the coding sequence ATGACAGCACTTTGTGTTGCCGGGATCGACGTGTCGAAGGCCCGGCTGGATGTTTTTGTATTGCCGCAGCGCATCTCGTTGGCCTTCGACAATGCCGGGCGCGGGATCGCGGCGCTGCGCCGGCAATTGCAGCGTCGCGGCGTGCAGCGGGTCGTGCTGGAGGCCACCGGCGGGCTCGAGTATCCGGCCGCCCGGGCGTTGAGCGACGCCGGCCTTCAGGTCGCCCGCGTCCAGCCCGGCCGGGTGCGCGGCTATCGCAACTTCCTGGGCCGGCGGGCCAAGACCGATGCCCTCGACGCCGAACTCATCGCGCGCTTTGCTCTGGCCATGCCGGAGGATGACATCCGTCCCATTCCCAGCCAAAAGGCCGAAGCGATCCGCGGCCTGTCGGCCCGGCGCCGCCAACTGGTCGAGCTCCTGGTCCAGGAGAAGACCCGGCTGAAGATGACGCGCGACCGCTTCGTCCTTCAAAGCCTGCGAACCGTCATCGCCGGCCTCAACGCCGAACGCTGCCGCATCGAGGCCGCGCTCGCCCAGGCGATCGCGCAGGACGACGCCATCCGTCACAGGAACGAGCTGCTGCGCACGATTCCGGGGATCGGACCCGTCGTGGCATCCGTCCTCATCACCGACCTGCCCGAGCTGGGAAGCCTCAACCGCCATCAGGCCGCCAGCCTGGCCGGTCTTGCCCCCCATCCCCAGCGCAGCGGAACATCCCTGCGGAGCGATCATATCGGCGGCGGCCGCTCTTGCGTGCGAACCGCAGCCTATATGGCGGCGGTCTCCGCCATCCGCTGCAATCCCACCTTCAAGGCCTTCTATCGGCGGCTCGTCGACGCCGGAAAGCCCAGAAAAGTCGCCATCGTCGCCGTCGCGCGAAAGCTCATCGCTCTGGCAAACAGCATCGTCAAAGCCGATACCCCCTGGCATCCCGCCAAAATGCTTGACTGA
- a CDS encoding MFS transporter: MSDVAAASPPVIKRRHVGAAVIGNALEFYDFTTYAFFSVAIGQAFFPSGPGGLTQTEFGSLMASLGTFWAGFLLRPVGGIVIGAYADRVGRRAAMLVSFSLMGIAILALALIPSYSSIGVAAPILAVCARLLQGFALGGEVGPTTAYLVESAPINRRGLYASWQSASQSIASVAGGGIGVLLALVLTEARLDVYGWRIAFLLGALTLPFGLYIRRSLPETLHHPDHLPHYDAKARGVLRVVHDNGRAILTGLAILAGGTVATYVLNYMTTFARVTLHMAASPSFAATLVNGAFGVAASLAGGLLSDLFGRKRLMIASRGLFLLAVYPVFLAIVNWHSTSALLFGTAVLSILLNVSSGAFYVAFGEALPKRVRGTIFATVYATSITVFGGPTQAFIAWLIHVTGNALAPAWYLLLMTVVSLVAMFSLRESAPAAKVPA; the protein is encoded by the coding sequence GTGTCCGACGTCGCCGCCGCCAGCCCGCCCGTCATCAAGCGCCGCCATGTCGGCGCCGCGGTGATCGGCAACGCACTCGAATTCTACGATTTCACGACCTATGCCTTCTTCTCCGTCGCCATCGGCCAGGCGTTCTTTCCCTCCGGCCCCGGCGGGCTGACCCAGACCGAATTCGGCAGCCTGATGGCCTCGCTCGGCACCTTCTGGGCCGGCTTCCTGCTGCGCCCGGTCGGCGGCATCGTCATCGGCGCCTATGCCGACCGCGTCGGCCGCCGCGCCGCCATGCTGGTCAGCTTCTCGCTGATGGGTATCGCGATCCTCGCTCTGGCGCTGATCCCGTCTTATTCCAGCATCGGCGTCGCGGCCCCGATCCTCGCGGTCTGCGCCCGCCTCTTGCAGGGCTTCGCGCTCGGCGGCGAAGTCGGCCCGACCACCGCCTATCTCGTCGAGAGCGCGCCGATCAATCGCCGCGGCCTTTACGCCTCGTGGCAGAGCGCCAGCCAGAGCATCGCCAGCGTCGCCGGCGGCGGCATCGGCGTGCTCCTGGCGCTGGTGCTGACCGAGGCGCGGCTGGACGTCTATGGCTGGCGCATCGCCTTCCTGCTCGGCGCGCTGACCCTGCCGTTCGGCCTCTATATCCGCCGCTCGCTGCCCGAGACGCTGCACCATCCCGACCACCTGCCGCATTACGACGCCAAGGCGCGCGGCGTGCTGCGTGTCGTGCACGACAATGGCCGCGCCATCCTGACCGGACTCGCCATCCTCGCCGGCGGCACGGTGGCGACTTATGTCCTCAACTACATGACGACCTTCGCGCGCGTCACGCTGCACATGGCGGCCTCGCCGTCCTTCGCGGCGACCCTGGTCAACGGCGCGTTCGGCGTCGCCGCCTCGCTGGCCGGCGGGCTGCTCTCCGACCTGTTCGGACGCAAGCGGCTGATGATCGCCTCGCGCGGCCTGTTCCTGCTCGCGGTCTATCCGGTGTTCCTCGCCATCGTGAACTGGCATTCGACCAGCGCGCTTCTGTTCGGCACGGCGGTGCTCTCGATCCTGCTGAACGTCAGTTCCGGCGCCTTCTATGTCGCGTTCGGCGAGGCGCTGCCCAAAAGGGTGCGCGGCACGATCTTCGCCACCGTCTATGCCACCTCGATCACGGTGTTCGGCGGCCCCACCCAGGCCTTCATCGCCTGGCTGATCCACGTGACCGGCAACGCGCTGGCGCCGGCCTGGTATCTGTTGCTCATGACCGTGGTCAGCCTGGTCGCGATGTTCTCGCTGCGCGAATCCGCGCCCGCCGCGAAGGTCCCCGCATGA
- a CDS encoding PaaI family thioesterase: MTGAEHEAKPHALSHSLGLEKVIDHGESGRAIIHYRARMEMCHSGGIVQGGFVTGWIDAAMAYVVMAQTKFEFSPLTLEIKVSFLQSAAPGLIVAEAWIERRGRSTAFLEGLIRNEKGEILAKGSSTVRLVPMKRPG, encoded by the coding sequence ATGACCGGCGCCGAGCATGAGGCAAAGCCGCACGCGCTCTCGCACAGTCTCGGCCTCGAAAAGGTGATCGACCACGGCGAGAGCGGCCGCGCGATCATCCACTACCGGGCGCGGATGGAGATGTGCCATTCCGGCGGCATCGTGCAGGGCGGCTTCGTCACCGGCTGGATCGACGCGGCGATGGCCTATGTCGTGATGGCGCAGACCAAGTTCGAGTTCTCGCCGCTGACCCTGGAGATCAAGGTCTCCTTCCTGCAATCGGCCGCGCCCGGCCTGATCGTCGCCGAAGCCTGGATCGAGCGCCGGGGCCGCAGCACCGCCTTCCTCGAAGGCCTGATCCGGAACGAGAAAGGCGAGATCCTCGCCAAGGGCTCCTCGACCGTCCGCCTGGTGCCGATGAAACGGCCGGGTTAG